A window of Tachyglossus aculeatus isolate mTacAcu1 chromosome 21, mTacAcu1.pri, whole genome shotgun sequence genomic DNA:
CAAAAGGCTTCTGAAGCCTcaggagtccagtccaggggttCCAGGAAGGTcgtttttaggagctcaaaaaggtcAACTGCCCAAATTCCCGAATCCAGGCTTGACAAAACCCAGCCGCCCCAAGAAAACCTCTCAAGACCCGTTTGGTAGTGGGGCAAGGCGTGCACTGAATCAGGCCAGCTCGCTTGGGGGcaattgttctctctcccacctgcaacatgaacccaagatatttaaCCTGGGGTTGACACCACTGTAGTTTCTCGCAActgactttaagaccaagctgatgcaaataacctaggacctggagggaaccagaCCGACACAGATCTTCCGTGTCCCTGGTAATAAGGATATCATctacatactggaacatactgaccATCTTAGGTAACTTGAGGGGTGGTggggctctgcacaattctctcgaaaagatggTTGGGGAGTGGACAAAACTCTGGGGAAGTCTCGTCCAGGTCAGTTGTCTGCCTTCCCAgataaaggcaaaaaggtactggctctcaaaGGCCACCGTGCCAGTTAAATCAATACAGGTAAAATGAGTTGCCTTAGGACTCACGGAGCTAACTACCACCGGGGAACTAGAAACCACAGCGTGCATGGGCAAGACATAAGAGTTAATCGCACACAAGTCTTGGACAAACCGATAGAACGGAGGGGGAGCCTCGTTTTTGCCCAGGAGTATTACAAGGAGACTGGCATTCAACCAAAATTCCTTCGTGCAAGAAGGCAGAGATCAAAGGCTCTAAACCCGCTTACCTTCCGGGGACATTGGATACTGTCTGACTTGGGGAGGTGCCCGGTTCTCACGGACTGCAACTGGCTCCGCCCCATGAAGAAAGCCTACATCTGACGGACCACAACCACACAGTGTCTGGGGCAATGTCCAGATGATCACAGAGTGTGATCATCTGTGCAGGGAGATGCATccaggagccccatgagggaattcAGTTGTGCAGGTGGAGTGCGCACTGGATCAGGTTTGCCCAGGAGCCTTCCTAGAGTCAAGGCAATTCCTTCCTGATTGTCACAAACCAAAGTCATGTTCAAACGGCATAATAGATCTCGTCCCATTAAGGGAGATGGAGTGTAAGGAATGATAAGAAATGGGTGGTGGATGCAAATCCCCTGTAGCCAGCACTGTAGGAACTGCGTTCTAGCAACAATTTCAACCCTCCCACCTACTCCTTCTAAACTTACCCTATCCTTCTCTCTAGCaccagggggaaaggaagggagcacCGAATAGGTCACACTCGTATCAACCAACAATTTATAGGACTTTGTATTAATGGTCAAATCACAGAATGACTCAGAGACACGGGTAATGAGCCGGTCATCAGTCACCACGGCAGCCATGTCATATAGGTCTACCCATGGTTCATCATACGAGCTCAGATCAGGGAGGTCAATCCCCAGGGAGTATCCGGCCAGTAACGCACACATATCGGGatactcatatcaatcaatcaatcaatcaatcaatcgcatttattgagcgcttactatgtgcagggcactgtactaagcgcttgggaagtacaaattggcgtacTCTAtgtacacatagagacagtccctacccaacagtgggctcacagtctaaaagggggagacagagaacagaaccaaacataccaacaaaataaaataaataggatagaaatgtacaagtaaaataaataaataaataaataaatagagtaataaatatgtacaaccatgatataattaatattataaccAACCATACAACCATACAACCATAAGATAATATAACCACAATACAATCCTATCCAGGGGATCGCGCATTCAGGGGAGACGGAAGTCACTGGGGTCCCTCGGGACCTTCATTTTGAGGCGGAAGTATTTGGGGCCTATTCCTCAGGACCGGGCCCGGATTGGGTCTAGTATAGTTCGGACGGCTTGGGGGTGGAAACCGTGGGTGTCCACCCCGTTTCTTATGGTGCCGCAAAAGGGGACAATCTCGCCTAAAGTGACCCTCCTGATGACAATAAAAACAACATCCTAAGGATACATGTGTGCCCATAGGCAAGGCTTTGGCAGCATTAGTGGATTTCCTATTCTGAACATGGCGCGCGATCTCCCTCAGTTCGGGCAGGGGTTTTGCCACCCATCCGGGAATACACTTATCAAAATAATCGGCAAACCTTCCCTGTTTCACAAAGGCAGTGGCTAGGGCCCTAGCATCTCTTTCACTCTCCAGGTTTAATTGGACTAACGTCTCGGCTCCCTCCCTAAGCCGAGTGAAAAATTTATCGGaagtctccccttcctcctggctcGATCCATGAAAGGAGTCCCAATCAGGTGGTTTACGGCCCATTTCCTGGATGGCAGCCGAAAGGGTCTGCCGCACCTGGTTAAGGCAAGTCCAATCCGGCCCCACATTTAAGTTCCAGTCAGGTTCGGTTGCCGGCCAGCACATGAGGTGgaccaccatctgtaaaatggagataaagactgtgagccccacatgggacaacctgatcactctgtaacctccccagtgcttagaacagtgctttgaacatagtaagcgcttaataaatgccattattattattattgttattttccaaCTTGACAGTCTGGGCCCTGAGACGGGAGCGCTCATCACAAGTGAAAAACAGTTCCAGCAACTGCTCTACATTGGCCCACGCAGGAAGATGGGTTCTAAAAATTCCCAGGAGCCTCCGATACACTTCCTGCGGGTTTTTCTGGAAGGGTGGGGTATTCTTCTGCCAGGTTAGAAGGGTTTGGGGCTCAAAAGGGACATGAGGCCTTACCCCGGCCCCTCGAACGTCCCATCCTGGGATAGGAACTGATGCCCATCCATGCGAAAAAGCGTTACCGGAGGTGAATAAGCGgggggatcatctttgtgcagaaacgctctgggcacgttacccctctcctcaaaaatctccagtggctaccaatcaacctacgcatcaggcaaaaactcctcacccttggctttgaggctgtccatcacctcgccccctcctacctcacctcccttctctccttctccagcccagcccgcaccctccgctcctccgccgctaatctcctcaccgtacctcgctctcgcctgtcccgccatcgacccccggcccacgtcatcccccgggcctggaatgccctccctctgcatatccgccaagctagctctcttcctcccttcaaagccctactgagagctcacctcctccaggaggccttcccagactgagccccctccttcctctccccctcctccccccaccccatccccctgccttacctccttcccctccccacagcacctgtatatatgtatatatgtttgtacgtatttattactctattttatttgtacacatttattctatttattttattttgttaatgtgttttgttttgttctctgtctcccccttctagactgagcccactgttgggtagggaccgactctatatgttgccaacttgtacttcccaagcgcttagtacagtgctctgcacacagtaagcgctcaataaatacgattgaatgaatgaatgaaataatggccCTGTAGGTCTCGGAACTGAGTCCAGACCTTGTGACACCCTGCAAGTCGTCTTTTAGACATCCTTTTAGTTACCAGAAGTTGACCCTCGTCCCATAATTGGGTAATTTTAGCCAAACACGGGCCTGTCTTTGAGTGACTCGAGCCCACGGTTCCTCTTAACTTCTAGGACGTCTCCTAGGCCCCTCAGAACTTGTCTTCTGAGGTGGACAACCCACTTACCCCTTAACCCAAGGTGTGCACCTCCCTCCCGCACCCAATTAGGGAGGGGAAATCCGCTCACCCGGCCTCTCCTGGCGCTCCAAATTAACAACCCAGAAGGAGAAACCTTGGACCCTAAAAGCAGATCATTACTCACAAGTTCGTCGACGCGGAGGGTCTACCATCCTCCCCCACGGAGGTCGTTCCTGTCCAGATCACAGCACTCGGGCCCCCTTCGTGGTCGCCAAAAGATGTTACTGTTATCGAAAGTAGGGgacaaaataagttaaccggggTCGCAAGGTTTGAGAACCCGAGGTGGTGACGCGGATAGGGAAAATGACTCGGAGAGGTGAGTTCAGAAAGAGTAGGAGAGGTAGGAAAGCTGCCTGCTCGCCcattcacctcccgagaggtacgagtgacaaacaGCCCCAATTCCAGccccttcttcccttttatttggctTCCCTTtagagctacacaaaggattcccgcgcAGGAAATTTTTATCAGGAGATgttgtttacctcatctgtaaaacggggattaatattgtcagccccctgtgggacaacctggtcaccttgtaacctccccagtgcacatagtaagcgcttaataaataccattattattattattattatcagggcatagccgctttgatcagtgtcagccctcctcgttTACACAATCTTCCGCGAGGCCGGCGCCTGTTCCTCACAAATcctgttgttgagccttgcacacaatggagtcggttataataataataattttggtatttgtcaagcgcttactatgtgcaaagcactgttctaagtgctggataataataacggcatttattaagcgcttactatgtgcaaagcactgttctaagcgctggggaggttacaaggtgatcgggttgtcccacggggggttcacagtcttcattctcattttacagaggaggtaactgaggcacagagaagttaagtgacttgcccaaagtcacacagctgccacttggcggaggcgggatttgaacctgtgacctctgactccaaagcccgtgctctctccactgagccacactggttatGCTAGGCTTATAGGGAAAATGGAGTCAATGCCGAGTACGCGGCTAGGGTGGacaaagtcacatagtaagcacttaaccttataataataattatgatggcatttattaagtgcttactatgtgcaaagcactgttctaagtacctatccaagtgcttagaacagtgcttggcacatagtaagtgcttaacaaatatcaacattattattattcatagctcCATATtgatcgacttgtacttcccaagcgcttagtacagcagcgtggctcagtgggaagagcctgggcttgggagtcagaggtcatggactctaatcccagctccgccacatgtctgctgtgtgactttggacaagtcacttgacttctctgtgcctcagttccctcatctggaaaatggggattaagacggtgagccccacatgggacaacctcatcaccttgtatccctgccagtgcttagaacagtgcttcgcacacagtaagcgctgaacaaatgccatcattattattacagggctctgcacacagtaaacgctcaataaatacgattgaatgaatgcctgttgtCTGAGTTccttggcagtgtggctcagtggaaaagatcacgggctttggagtcagaggtcataggttcaaatcctgactccgccaattgtcagctgtgtgactttgggcaagtcacttcacttatctgagcctcagttccctcatctgtaaaatggggattaagactgtgagccccccgtgggacaacttgatcaccttgtaacctccccagcgcttagaacggtgctttgcacatagtaagcgcttaataaatgccgtcattattaattattctttgtgcctcagttccctcatctgtaaaatggggattaagactgtgagcccccccccgggacaacctgatcaccttgtaacctccccagcgcttagaacagtgctttgcccagagtaagcgcttaataaatgccatcagaagcagcatggcctagtggcaagaacacgggcttgggagccagaggtcgtgcgttctaatcccggctccgtctcttgtctgctgtgtgaccttgggtaagtcacttaacttctctgtgccttggctacctcatctgtaaaatggggattgagactgtgagcctcacgtgggacaacctgattaccttgtatctactccagcgcttagtacagtgcttggcacatagtaagcgcttagcaaataccataataataatacttattattattatcattaataaatacgattgaatgaatgcctgtggtCTGAGTTCCttgggaagactacaatacaCTTCAGGCCTtgcgaacctgatcaccttgtaacctccccagtgcttagaacagtgctttgctcagagtaagcgtttaataaatgccatctttaataaatacgattgtagggcccgtctctagatgttgccaacttgtacttcccaagcgcttagtacagtgctctgcacccaataagcgctcaataaatacgattgaagaagaagaatgaatgCCTGTTAGACGTCTGAGTTCCTTGGGAAGACTACAATACCCAACGGGCCTTGcgaaccagatcaccttgtaacctccccagcgctttgcacagagtgagcgcttaataaatgccatcattaataaatacgattgaatgactgcctGTGGTCTGAGTTCCttgggaagactacaatacaaatCGGGCCTTGcgaacctgaccaccttgtattcattcattcattcaatcgtatttattgagtgcttactgtgtgcagagcactgtactaagcgcttacaacctccccagctctttgcacagagtgagcgcttgataaatgccatcattaataaatacccaTCGGGCCTtgcgaacctgatcaccttgtaacctccccagcgctttgcacagagtaagcgcttaataaatgccctcattaataaatacgattgaatgaatgcctgtggtCTCAGTTCCTTGGGGAGACTACAATACCCATCAGGCCTTGcgaacctgagcaccttgtattcattcattcattcaatcatatttattgagcgctcactgcgtgcacagcactgtactaagcgcttccaacctccccagcgctttgcacagagtgagcgcttaatgaatgccatcattaataaatacgattgaatgaatgcctgttgtCTGAGTTCCTTGGGAAGACTACAATACCCATGGGGCCTTgcgagcctgatcaccttgtaacctccccagcgctttgcacagagtgagcgcttaataaatgccctcattaataaatacgattgaatgaacgcctGTGGTCTGAGTTCCTCGGGAAGACTACAATACCCATCGGGCCTTGcgaacctgaccaccttgtattcattcattcatccagtcgtatttattgagcgcttactgtgtgcagagcactgtactaagagcttacaacctccgcagcgctttgcacagagtgagcgcttaataaatgccctcattaataaatacgattgaatgaatgcctgtggtCGGAGTTCCTTGGGAAGACTACAATACCCATCGGGCCTtgcgaacctgatcaccttgtattcattcattcattcaatcttatttattgagcgcttactgtgtgcaaagcactgtactaagcgcttacagcctccgcagagctttgcacagagtgagcgctggataaatgccctcattaataaatacgattgaatgaatgcctgtggtCTGAGTTCCTTGGGAAGACTACAATACCCATCGGGCCTtgcgaacctgatcaccttgtaataataataataataatggcatttattaagcgcttactatgtgcaaagcactgttctaagctctggggaggttacaaggtgatcaagttgacccctgggggctcacactcttaatccccattttacagatgaggtaaccgaggcccagagaagtggaatgacttgtccaaagtcacacagctgacaattggcagggtcggaatttgaacccaagacctctgactccagagcccggactctttccactgagccacgctgcttctccacctcccccagcgctttgcacagagtgagcgcttaataaataaatgtatacgactgaaagaatgccTGTGGTCTGAATTCCTCGGGAAGACTACAATACCCACCGGGCCTTGCGCGCGTTCGAGGGGCGAAGAGGACGAGGGCGGGAGTCGGCGCAGGCGCGGAGACGGAGGATGGGGTCGGCGCAGGCGCAGAGAGGGAGGACGGGGGTCGGCGcagagagggagcaaggggatcagcgcaggcgcagagcgggaGGACGGGGGTCGGCGCAGGCGCAGAACGCAGAAGGCAGCTCCCTCTCGGTGGTGAGGAAAGATGGCGGGAGGGGATTTTGGGAGCCGGCTGTATTCGCTGCTGTTCCGCCGGACGTCCAGGTTCGCCCTGACCATCGTGGTGGGGGTCCTGGTCTTCGAGCGGGCCTTCGACCAGGGCGGGGACGCCCTCTACGAGCACCTCAACCAGGGGGTGAGGCACGCGGCCCGGATGACCTTGCGCCGAagctgactcagtttcccccgtCGGCCGGCAGCGCCGCCTAGCGGGGAGAGCCCGGGATTGCGAGTCAGGAGCCCGGCAGCGCCGCCTAGCGGGGAGAGCCCGGGACTGCGAGTCAGGAGCCCGGCAGCGCCGCCTAGCGGGGAGAGCCCGGGACTGCGAGTCAGGAGCCCGGCAGCGCCGCCTAGCGGGGAGAGCCCGGGACTGCGAGTCAGGAGCTCCCCCCGGGTGACTTTGGCCATatatttattattgtcattattatggcatttattaagcgcttactatgtgcaaagcactgttctaagcgctggggaggtacaaggtgatcaggcatgtggggctcacagtcttaatccccattttacagatgagggaactgaggcccggagaagtgaagtgacttgcccaagatcatgcgtcatcatcaatcggatttattgagcgcttactgtgtgcagagcactggactaagcgcttgggaagtacaggttggcagcatatagagacagtccctacccaacagtgggctcacagtctggagccgggatttgaacccatgacctctgactccaaaggccgtactctttacactgagccacgttgcttctctaataattagaGAATTACTCATTAaggaatcattattataatcaacaattattaattaatcattagcaatgattattaattaatcatcaataattattaataattattaaaaatcatgatgataactgtggcgtttattaagcgcttactatgtgcaaagcactgtactaagcgctggggaggttacaaggtgatctagctctcttccccccgcccacccttcaaagccttcctccaggagggcttcccaagactgagccctccttttcctctgctcctgcttcccttcccctgctctacccccgtccccaccccacagcacttgtatatgtttgtacatatttattattctatttattttattaatgatgtgtatatatctataattctctttattttgatgttattgatgcctgccgACTTGctgtgctttgttgtctgtctcccccttctagactgtgagcccactgttgggtagggattgtcgctatctgttcccgaattgtactttccaagcgcttagtacagtgctctgcacacagtaagcgctcaatgaataataataataataataataatagcatttgttaagcgcttactatgtgcaaagcactgttctaagcgctgggggggatacaatgtgatcatgttgtctcacgtggggctcacagtcttaatccccatttttacagatgagggaactgaggctcagagaagttacgtgacttgcccaaggtcacacagcagacttgtggtggagtcgggattcgaacccctgacctctgactccaaagcccgggctctttccactgagccacgctgcttct
This region includes:
- the LOC119942583 gene encoding cytochrome b-c1 complex subunit 9, translated to MAGGDFGSRLYSLLFRRTSRFALTIVVGVLVFERAFDQGGDALYEHLNQGKLWKHIKHKYETE